In one Chitinophaga sancti genomic region, the following are encoded:
- a CDS encoding TetR/AcrR family transcriptional regulator → METALKMFRLYGIKSVTMFDISKETGVSKKTVYEHFEDKEDLVLEGMKFVLNSHIEHFQDFRQNSADAIEELIRELEYMEMMGKTINPVMLYEIQKYHPAIWRRIEEFKKDCVLQGITENLQRGIEEGVYRSDLNMNIISRMRQLQLETVFDPEQYPVMQYDMHEVMEQLTKHFILGVATLEGRKLAAQYLHIEEESTTSIT, encoded by the coding sequence ATGGAAACGGCGCTAAAGATGTTCCGCTTATACGGCATCAAGAGCGTTACGATGTTTGACATATCGAAAGAAACGGGCGTATCCAAGAAAACGGTATACGAGCATTTCGAAGACAAAGAAGACCTGGTGCTGGAGGGAATGAAATTCGTGCTGAATAGTCACATCGAGCATTTCCAGGACTTTCGCCAAAACTCCGCCGATGCAATTGAAGAGCTGATCAGGGAACTGGAATACATGGAGATGATGGGGAAAACAATCAACCCTGTCATGCTGTACGAAATACAGAAATACCATCCGGCCATCTGGCGGCGAATCGAAGAGTTTAAGAAGGATTGTGTACTGCAGGGCATCACAGAAAATTTACAGCGTGGTATAGAGGAAGGGGTGTATAGAAGCGATCTGAATATGAATATCATCAGCCGTATGCGCCAACTACAGCTGGAGACCGTATTCGATCCTGAACAGTATCCGGTCATGCAATATGATATGCATGAAGTAATGGAACAACTGACAAAGCATTTCATTCTGGGCGTAGCTACCCTGGAGGGAAGAAAACTGGCAGCACAATATTTACATATAGAAGAAGAATCTACTACCAGCATCACTTAA
- a CDS encoding TetR/AcrR family transcriptional regulator, with translation MIAETKDEMRDKILDAALKRFSNYTASKTTMNEIADDLHCSKASLYYYFSDKKSLHFAVLEKIGEYFISEQEMEAEKDLPAASILMNLLEIKRQFVLRYYRLEMFKILNDNSAETIRAMTIMKERELAMMARIMKKGVAAGDFKIDNISEIAALYSQAMEGLRFSVSDCLNPKLEIDPEEVEKIIDRQRLLTEIFVKGIKQ, from the coding sequence ATGATCGCAGAAACCAAGGATGAAATGCGGGATAAGATCCTGGATGCAGCGTTAAAGAGATTCTCTAATTACACTGCTTCCAAGACTACCATGAATGAGATTGCGGACGACCTGCATTGTTCAAAGGCTTCATTGTATTATTATTTTTCCGACAAAAAGAGCCTGCATTTTGCTGTGCTCGAAAAGATCGGGGAGTACTTTATATCAGAGCAGGAAATGGAAGCAGAGAAAGATCTGCCTGCCGCCAGCATCCTGATGAACCTCCTCGAAATTAAACGCCAGTTTGTACTCAGGTACTACCGCCTGGAAATGTTCAAGATCCTGAATGATAATAGTGCTGAGACCATCCGTGCCATGACTATTATGAAAGAAAGAGAACTGGCTATGATGGCCCGCATTATGAAAAAAGGCGTGGCAGCAGGTGATTTTAAGATTGACAACATTAGTGAGATAGCGGCCTTATATAGCCAGGCAATGGAGGGATTGCGTTTTTCGGTTTCGGACTGCCTCAATCCTAAATTAGAAATAGATCCGGAAGAAGTAGAAAAAATCATAGACAGACAGCGGTTACTAACCGAGATATTCGTTAAAGGCATAAAGCAATGA
- a CDS encoding pyridoxal phosphate-dependent aminotransferase produces MKLSHLAETLIGSEIIKLAGEIKEKQAKGEKIYNFTIGDFDPKVFPIPAEFEQEIIAAYKEGLTNYPPADGILELRKAVSEFIAEHEQLTYDPTKEIVISCGGRPIIYATFRTILDRGEKVVYATPSWNNNHYTHFLEAEHVVLETKPENDFMPTAAELKPLLKGATLLALCSPQNPTGTAFGKQQLEEICDLVIAENKSRGADEKPLYILFDQMYWVLTFGQTHHYTPVGLRPELRDYTIFIDGMSKAFAATGVRVGWALGPAHVIGKMKAILSHVGAWSPMAEQNAAARYLRRKDEVNTYLKAFKAEVEERLEKIYEGFDALKKAGHSVEAIAPQAAIYLTLKIDLKGKKTADGTVLEDQAAVTSYLLNEAKLGLVPFYAFGAGKQSPWYRLSVGTCVKEEIPAMLATLKAALEKLS; encoded by the coding sequence TGATCGGGTCTGAAATTATTAAGCTGGCCGGTGAGATAAAGGAGAAGCAGGCCAAGGGTGAGAAGATCTACAATTTTACGATTGGGGATTTTGACCCTAAAGTATTCCCTATTCCGGCTGAGTTTGAGCAAGAGATTATTGCTGCCTACAAGGAAGGATTAACCAACTACCCACCAGCAGATGGTATCCTGGAACTGAGAAAGGCGGTAAGTGAGTTCATTGCCGAACATGAGCAGCTAACCTACGATCCGACCAAGGAGATCGTGATCTCCTGTGGAGGCCGTCCTATCATTTATGCCACTTTCAGAACAATCCTGGACCGGGGAGAGAAGGTAGTTTATGCTACACCGTCCTGGAACAATAATCACTATACTCACTTCCTGGAGGCTGAACACGTTGTACTGGAAACCAAGCCGGAGAACGATTTCATGCCAACTGCAGCTGAACTGAAACCGCTGCTGAAAGGTGCTACCCTGCTGGCGCTCTGCTCTCCGCAGAACCCAACCGGTACTGCTTTTGGCAAGCAACAGCTGGAAGAAATCTGCGACCTGGTAATTGCTGAAAACAAGAGCCGTGGTGCTGATGAGAAACCACTGTACATTCTTTTCGACCAGATGTATTGGGTATTGACTTTCGGTCAGACTCACCACTACACCCCTGTTGGTCTGCGTCCTGAACTGAGAGACTACACTATCTTCATCGATGGTATGAGTAAGGCTTTTGCTGCAACCGGTGTAAGAGTTGGTTGGGCCCTGGGTCCTGCACACGTCATTGGCAAGATGAAAGCCATCCTGTCTCACGTAGGTGCGTGGAGCCCTATGGCAGAACAAAATGCTGCTGCCCGCTACCTGCGTCGTAAAGATGAGGTTAACACTTACCTGAAAGCTTTCAAAGCGGAAGTGGAAGAAAGACTGGAGAAGATCTACGAAGGCTTCGATGCACTGAAAAAAGCAGGTCACTCTGTAGAAGCAATTGCTCCTCAGGCCGCTATTTACCTGACCCTGAAAATCGATCTGAAAGGCAAGAAAACTGCTGATGGTACCGTACTGGAAGACCAGGCAGCTGTTACTTCTTACCTGCTGAACGAAGCGAAACTGGGCCTGGTTCCTTTCTATGCATTCGGTGCAGGCAAGCAGTCTCCATGGTATCGCCTGAGCGTAGGTACCTGCGTAAAAGAAGAAATCCCGGCTATGCTGGCTACCCTGAAAGCAGCGCTCGAAAAGTTGAGCTAA